The following proteins come from a genomic window of Oncorhynchus masou masou isolate Uvic2021 chromosome 25, UVic_Omas_1.1, whole genome shotgun sequence:
- the carnmt1 gene encoding carnosine N-methyltransferase — MAEGTVDQVTDGEQEEAYFYRERSKCTPEEETKLERQHFWKVIDAFRYYRMHVQERVNRAERQFQSLPEHHQLLLPGVLPNLARIRRSVDHNQEVLQAIVLNCIHMFENMEYGDEDDLRKVGTSSTFDMDKLKSTIKQFVRDWSEAGQAERDSCYLPLIQEIQRLFPSNKCDVSKVSVLVPGAGLGRLAWEIARLGYACQGNEWSFFMLFSSNFVLNRCEKVNSMTLYPWIHQFSNNKRSSDQTRPISFPDVNPQSLPPNSDFSMVAGDFQEVYTEPNTWDCVATCFFIDTAHNVIDYVETIWNILKPGGVWINLGPLLYHFENMANELSIELSYEDVRAAILKYGFHLEVERESVPTTYTENDQSMLKYLYDCVFFVARKPDHLFANGYQVVHKNRPEVSQRRESCDSLT, encoded by the exons ATGGCGGAAGGAACGGTGGACCAGGTTACTGATGGAGAGCAAGAAGAAGCATATTTTTATCGAGAAAGGAGTAAATGTACACCAGAAGAGGAGACAAAGCTCGAAAGGCAACACTTTTGGAAAGTGATCGATGCGTTTAGATACTACAG GATGCATGTTCAAGAGCGGGTGAATCGAGCAGAGCGTCAGTTCCAGAGTCTTCCGGAGCATCACCAGCTGCTGCTGCCCGGGGTCTTGCCCAACCTGGCCCGTATCCGCCGCAGTGTGGACCACAACCAGGAGGTGCTGCAGGCTATCGTGCTCAACTGTATCCACATGTTTGAGAACATGGAGTATGGTGACGAG GATGACCTGAGGAAGGTGGGTACGTCTTCCACGTTCGACATGGACAAGCTCAAGTCCACCATTAAGCAGTTTGTGCGTGACTGGAGCGAGGCcggccaggctgagagagactccTGCTACCTGCCCCTCATCCAAGAGATCCAGAGACTCTTTCCCAGCAACAagtg TGATGTGTCCAAGGTGAGCGTGCTGGTTCCGGGGGCAGGGCTTGGTCGCCTGGCATGGGAAATCGCTCGTCTGGGTTATGCCTGCCAAGGCAACGAATGGAGCTTCTTCATGCTCTTCTCCTCAAACTTCGTCCTCAACAG GTGTGAAAAGGTCAACTCCATGACCCTGTACCCCTGGATCCACCAGTTCAGCAACAACAAGAGGTCATCTGACCAGACGCGGCCAATCAGCTTCCCAGACGTCAACCCCCAGAGCCTGCCTCCAAACTCGGACTTCTCCATGGTGGCTGGGGACTTCCAGGAGGTCTACACAGAGCCTA ACACCTGGGACTGCGTGGCTACCTGCTTCTTCATCGACACGGCGCACAATGTCATCGACTACGTGGAGACCATCTGGAACATTCTGAAGCCTGGAGGCGTGTGGATCAATCTTG GCCCACTGCTGTACCACTTTGAGAACATGGCCAACGAGCTCTCCATCGAGCTCAGCTACGAGGACGTCAGGGCAGCAATTTTAAAATATGGATTCCATTTGGAG gtggagagagagtctGTCCCCACCACCTACACGGAGAATGATCAGTCCATGCTGAAGTACCTGTACGACTGTGTTTTCTTTGTGGCAAGGAAACCTGACCATCTGTTTGCCAACGGTTACCAGGTGGTCCATAAGAACAGACCGGAAGTGTCGCAACGGCGAGAGAGCTGCGACAGTCTGACGTGA